A window of Patescibacteria group bacterium contains these coding sequences:
- a CDS encoding serine hydrolase yields the protein MNSNKLQDKTKFIRRKIIQCFLALFVLAISSLLIKEHYFNKKDINITKEAEAKSEEIVPKPVQLPKEIDPTQTTKSLENYLTNLSGEYGYSVIDLKSNKSYGSRESNQYFMASTCKVAISAYLYSQIESGKINPNTKLIFQKRFYENGTGILQFEKPGKSYKISYLNELMIQKSDNVATNILINYLGVSNIQTFLNNYKITGMNISSNTTTPKAMSSLLQKIYKNEIISKESTDKLIYLMINSIDDDRIVAGVPANIIVAHKIGSYGKTTNDVGIVYLKHRPYVISIYSKKTLKQDIAEIAIAKISQTIFEFEDSQ from the coding sequence ATGAATTCAAATAAACTTCAGGATAAAACAAAATTTATCAGACGTAAAATAATCCAATGTTTTTTGGCATTATTTGTCTTGGCAATTAGCTCTTTATTAATTAAAGAGCATTATTTCAATAAAAAAGATATTAATATTACAAAAGAAGCAGAAGCAAAGTCAGAAGAAATAGTGCCAAAACCTGTACAATTGCCAAAGGAGATTGATCCGACCCAAACAACAAAATCATTAGAGAATTATTTAACAAATTTGTCTGGAGAATATGGATATTCTGTCATTGATTTAAAAAGCAACAAAAGTTATGGTTCAAGAGAGAGTAATCAATATTTTATGGCTAGCACTTGCAAAGTTGCTATTTCAGCCTATTTGTATAGTCAGATAGAATCAGGTAAGATTAATCCAAATACTAAACTTATTTTCCAAAAAAGGTTTTATGAAAATGGTACTGGTATTTTGCAGTTTGAAAAACCAGGAAAATCATACAAAATTAGCTATCTAAATGAGTTAATGATTCAAAAAAGCGATAATGTTGCGACAAATATTTTAATTAATTATTTAGGAGTCTCAAATATTCAGACTTTCTTAAATAATTATAAAATCACAGGAATGAATATTTCAAGCAATACTACAACTCCAAAAGCGATGTCATCTTTACTGCAAAAAATTTATAAAAATGAGATCATTTCCAAAGAATCAACAGACAAGTTAATTTATTTAATGATTAATTCGATTGATGATGATCGCATCGTTGCCGGTGTTCCAGCAAATATCATTGTTGCTCATAAAATTGGCAGTTATGGAAAAACAACTAATGATGTTGGCATAGTTTACTTGAAACATCGACCATACGTAATTAGCATCTATTCCAAAAAAACATTAAAACAAGATATTGCCGAAATAGCGATTGCCAAAATTTCGCAAACAATTTTTGAATTTGAAGATTCACAATAA